The following coding sequences are from one Arthrobacter sp. PvP023 window:
- a CDS encoding DUF3040 domain-containing protein has protein sequence MPLSEHEQKLLEQLEKQLHEDDPKFANSMGSDPGRNWSTRHIVIGVLATLAGVLLLLVGVSLQSIFVGVLGFIVMGAGVYFATMRSSAAGKAKPAGGKKAGKGRSSFMSGLEERWDERRRGEP, from the coding sequence ATGCCGCTCTCGGAGCACGAACAGAAGTTGCTCGAGCAGTTGGAGAAGCAGCTGCACGAGGACGATCCGAAGTTTGCCAACTCAATGGGATCGGATCCGGGCCGTAACTGGTCCACACGCCACATAGTGATAGGCGTGCTGGCCACCCTGGCTGGTGTCCTCCTCCTGCTGGTGGGCGTATCACTTCAGAGCATTTTTGTTGGTGTCCTCGGGTTCATCGTGATGGGAGCCGGAGTCTATTTCGCAACGATGCGTAGTTCCGCTGCCGGCAAAGCCAAACCGGCCGGAGGCAAGAAGGCCGGCAAGGGGCGCAGCTCGTTCATGAGCGGTCTGGAAGAACGCTGGGACGAACGCCGCCGCGGTGAACCGTGA
- the mraZ gene encoding division/cell wall cluster transcriptional repressor MraZ: MFLGTHSPRLDEKGRIILPAKFREELASGLVLTRGQERCIYVFSEREFGRIHEQMREAPISSKQTRDYIRVFLSGASDEVPDKQGRVTIPPALRAYAGLGRELAVIGAGSRAEIWDAQAWNEYLAEKETSFSETDDAIPGIF, translated from the coding sequence ATGTTTCTTGGCACTCATTCGCCGCGTTTGGACGAAAAGGGGCGGATCATCCTCCCAGCGAAGTTCCGCGAGGAACTTGCCAGCGGATTGGTACTCACCAGGGGCCAGGAACGCTGCATCTACGTCTTCAGTGAGCGGGAATTCGGACGGATTCACGAGCAAATGCGGGAGGCGCCCATCTCCTCCAAGCAGACTCGTGACTACATCCGGGTTTTTCTCTCTGGAGCCTCGGACGAGGTACCTGACAAGCAGGGGCGCGTGACTATTCCTCCCGCACTCCGGGCATACGCAGGTCTTGGCAGGGAGCTTGCCGTCATCGGCGCCGGCTCCCGCGCGGAGATCTGGGATGCCCAGGCCTGGAACGAGTACCTGGCAGAGAAGGAAACCTCCTTCTCTGAAACCGATGACGCCATCCCGGGAATCTTCTGA